One Lepisosteus oculatus isolate fLepOcu1 chromosome 4, fLepOcu1.hap2, whole genome shotgun sequence genomic window, AGAGGAAAACATGTTGAGTGATTATCAAAGACTCGTATGTGTCAATGTTTGGCCAAGATTTCAAATTTTGCAAGGTGCCACATAATTATATCTGTTATATCTGTTTCCAGTCAAAACTGACCATATGATTTTATCTACAAAGagtgtaaaaaaatgtgttcaaatGACCCTTTATTTTGCAAACATCACAAATTCAACCAGGTTATAAGATAAAATGAACTGTCccatttgtgtgtgtttgtgtgtgtgtgttcacacACATGAGTGCAGCGGGTGGTAATGTTGACGTGTGCCTATAGTTGTGGTGTACGATGCTGGTTTTTACATCCCTTGGGGCACAGAGCTGGCGCCTCTTCCTGTTGTCTGTTCTTTTGTCGGGGGCAGGTAGAGCTGCCCAGATCTTTATGCCATATTTGCCTGGTTTACTCGACATGTATTGTTGGGAAAAGACAGCTGTAACGAGTCCAAGTGATGAAGTAGTAGGATCCTATGCAGACGAGAGAGAGTAGAGGCAGAAACAACACCGGTGTCCAATCTGAATCGACAGGCGAGTTCGTGGTCAAGAGCAAAGGTAAGTTCAAAAAGCCGAAAGTTTGTTGAGTTTGTTGAGTCGTACAAGAGAGGTTTCCAGAAAAGGAGCGAGGTAGGAGCTCGCTAGGAGAGCAGTCAATAGCGAGCGGCGAGTAGCCAGTTTAGAGGGTTTTATAGAGCTGAGTGCAGAACGGTACAGCGGGTGGTGATGGTTTAACACATGCAGCGGCAGCACCTGTTATGATTAGTCCGCTGCTGGAACTGGTCTGTGGTTTGTGGGTCGATCTCTGATGACTGGCGGTCGTGACAACAGCGACCTCGCAGGGGAACCAGGCGCTCATCCACAGTGACTTCCAGCCCAGGACTGTAAATGAGTGGCAGGGGCTCAACCCACTTGTCCCAGAGATCTTCAGTGCAGCGAGTTCGTCTCCTTGACGTCGTACAGGTCTTCTGTCCCGCTTGTCAAAGCGAATGGCTCTTGAGAGAATATGAAAGGATTGACATAGTAGCCTGAAAAATGGGCATGCCATAGGCTGGTGGTGGCCTCATTCCTTGATCTGTACACGCCAGACAGAATCAACAGATCCACGTATGCTTGAGAGTCTATTCAGTCCACCTCCCTCCAGCTATCGCTATGCACACTTCTCCCCTACAGGTTTGTCATATCTAGGACTGGCCTTTCAATAGCCTTTGGCAGAAACAATTCAAAGCTGGACTTTATATCTTCAACACGGGACACTGTATACCTTTTGGCCCCGGGGCCATCCTGAAACTTGCAGCCAACGGGATCATCAGCACTGATGAAATCACTTGTTGTGAGGTGCAGagagcagtcaggacacagtaTTGAGCTGTTAGAATGAAAACTGAATGCTCTAGATTGTGTTTCAAATacaatttctgtgtttttatatttcacttCACATATAGATTTGCAGACCCAGGTGCGAGGTGTAAAACTCGAGCAGGAGGTGGAGACTCGTGCTCTGCTGCGCTGCACATGCTACTGGTATAGATTAGATATGAAACAGGAGTGTGTCAGACAGGACCAGGAAACACATCTCGTGTGGATTAGACATCAGGGATAGAGAGTGTGAATTTTCCAGGGTGACTCTAAGGGGTGTCTCTGTGATGTGATTCTCTTACAGTAGAAATGTCCTGAGTGTCCTGAGTCCTGAGTGTCTCTGTTTCTCAACAGAAGCAGCTGGGGGCGACAAAGACAGAAACCCAGCAGAGactccaggagagagagaaggagctgcaggagctgagacaggctgtgGAGTCACTCAGAGTGGGTATTGACCAGAGgagtggacacactgacacacatttCCACAGCTGGACACTGGACCCTTTGTAAACACAGCATACAGCATATTGTAGTTGGAGTGTTTTCCTGtgtaataatccagtgtgtgtctcCTCCCTCAGAGCTCTGCACACACAGCTGTACAGGACACTGACAGGATCTTTACTGAGCTCATCCGCTCCATTGAGAGAACACGCTCTGAGGTCACAGAGCTGATCAGAGATCAAGAGAGGGCTGCAGTGAGTCAGGCTGAAGGACGTCTAGAGCGACTGGAGAAGGAGATCGTTGAGCTGAAGAGGAGAGATGCTGAGCTGaaccagctctcacacacagagaatCACATCCATTTCCTCCAGGTAACATCACTGCTCTGTGACTCTGCAGTACAGAAGGGTGTCTCTcacacagagctgctcctggCTTCTCCCCAGGaatgtgtgctgtgtttgaCTGGAAACTCCTCTTTCTCTTCCCTGCTGCAGAATGTCCAGTCTGTCTGTGTTCCTCCTGGAGCTGGAGACTCACCCAGCATCCCTGTCCATCCACACTTCTCTCTTGAGGCAGTGAGGAGAGTTGTCTCTGGACTGAAAGAGCGACTGGAGGATCTCTGCAAGAAGGAATCATTAAAGATTTCCACGACAGGTAAGAGGAGAAACACACTGATATCTTTCTGgatatcttatactgtatatttcctgtttttctctTGTATTGTTAATGGATTTTCTGTTCAGTGACTGTATTTATCAGGGCAGCTTATCAGTCAATGGTTCAAATTCTAGGAGAAACATCTTAAAAGCTCTAGTCTCACAAATCTTTATGACAGTAACTGTATTGTAATATTGTGCTGTATGtagtttaacaggaatgttttaatAGGAGTGACAGTCCCAGGatagtagaacagtcctgttaacataggggctacagtctcagtacagtacaacatacCTGTTACAATAACAGCTATAGTCCCAGTATAGTAGAACAGTcttgttacaataggagctacagtcccaatACAGTAGATTCAGTCCTGTTATAATAGGGGCTGCAGTCTCAGTACAGTAGATCAATCCTGTTACATTAGGAGCTACACTCCTCGTACAGTAGAACAGCTCTGTTATTCCTATTACTCTGTTACTGCAGCCCTGATGAGAcatttctctgtgtgtctccccagtgACTGAAGTCTACAGTCTGCTGACTCCAGAGCCCGGGTCCAGAGCAGAGCTTTTACACTGTGAGTCTGTTTTCACAACAGTTCCCCTCTGAAATATACCTGGAGCTCAAACACACAGCAGGAAAAGTGATACATAAACTGatacacactctgacacacactgattcACACTCTGATACATGCTGATACACGTCTGAATTCAGAAAGTCAAGCTTGCAGACAGTCACTCTGTGTGGATCAGAGACACACTGTGTAAGAAACACACAGATGCATACAGACAATACAATTCTAACAACAACACTTCAACAGAATTCAAATCGTCTCAAAGTGAGTGATTGTCCACACAATCACGGTGAGGCTGGTTCACACAATAAGAGCCCCTCCAAGCTTTCTGGGTTTTACCACTGGCTGCAGTCCTGGCTCTGAAACTGCGATTGTCCATTTCTCAACAGGAGCACTAAGAAACAgtttttctgggtttttttcATCCCCTGTACAGAGCCCTCTGTCCTGTCCAGTGCACTTTTACCGTGGAGAAACCCCACCTGGCTACCTTGTTAAATAGCTTCATCCTATATGGCTCCATTATGCTTCGTGAGCTGGAGGTTCAAGCTGACGGATCGCTGTCCCACCCCACACTTCTGGTCGCTGTTGATGATGTGGGGCAGGACGGTCCTCAGTCTGCTGGCCAGTAGCTTGGACAGGATCATTGACACCTCTCGCTGTCCAGCTGATGTCCAGAGATCAGGAAGTGTGACCAGTGAGCAGGACATCCCTGTATCTCAGTCAGTGTTACTGCTCACTTTGGGTACAGGTCACTCAGTCAGTGTTACTGGTCACTGAGGGTACAGGTTACTTAGTCAGTGATTCTGGTCACTGTGGGTACAGGTCTCTCAGTCAGTGATACTGGTCACTGTGGGTACAGGACAATGATAACTGAGCAACGATCAGTTCTCAGTATCACTGCTGGTTCTTTATGAAATCACTGCTCACTGCTGTGGATAGACTCTGTTTATTTCTTATCTCTCTCAATGGATCAAGCACCAGACTCCagggtgtcctgtgatgtgtctgtgtgtcttattgCCTTGTGCTGCTCAGTCTTATTGAGTGAGACTCCAGTCTTATGGCCACTGCTTctcacactcactgacactcTGATCCACACTGCAGTGGAGACTGGGGATCCTGAAATGAACTGACTGCAGACTGTAGTATAAACTCTGCTATAATAACAGGTAAGAAGCAATAATGAActttaatacaataaaaatcAACTCTCTCTCTGCAGATCCTGTGAAGCGAGCTCCTATCCCGAAATCACGTATGTACACTGTGTGAAACTCTGCTGACTGACAGTACTGACTTTACTAAAGTCTTATTACCAGTGAAcaactgtgattaacagtgtctgtatctctatgttccagtgtgtgactttgattaacagtgtctgtatctctgagttccagtgtgtgactgtgattaacagtgtctgtatctctgagcTCCAgcctgtgactgtgattaacagtgtctgtatctttgtgtttcagtgtgtgactgtgattaacagtgtctgtatctctgcgttccagtgtgtgactgtgattaacagtgtctgtatctctgtttcagaatggcagtggctgtgcagtgctgcaggtaggTCTGTCTCTTCTTGATGACAGAGATGCTGTTTTAAACCCTATTGTCTGGGGTTATTGGGGTCTTGAGTCCAGAAGGTCTCTTTAGAGTGAGATGATCATTCCTGGTGTGTAAACAGAAAGAGATATATTTCAATCTCATGTTTCTGTAACATCCTACAAGTAATCTCAGTGAGCTGTGAAGGTCAATCAAAGTTTCATGGGGGGAGTTTCTGTCTCTATCCTGTATGCGGCATTACGATGGGGCGTATCCAGATTGGAGGCGGAGCCCTGAcccagtgtggaggcggagctCTGGTAGTCCAGCTGTCCTGGCTTCCAGCTGATGAGACCTAGCTGGTTGggtcctataaaggcacactggacaccccccAATGGGACGAACAGGGACACCCCGGAAGGGGGAGTTTACACCGCCACTCCCAGAGGGGATTGCACCCGCATAAGgtgttcttttactttttttttgcctgtctTATTGTGTATTTTCACTGGggaagagacacacacacacacaccttttttcatacacaaagttgttgttttgtttttttcttacacgCTCGGCTCTACCAGACTGGACCCCTCTAAATAGGGTCAGCCCAGTCTGGAGGTAACGCAGTACAGCGGTATACTTTCTTTACGACTTTTTGTTGACTTtctatttgtgtttgtgttatttgtgGTCCCTGCTCACCTCATACTCACACGGTACTTCTGTCCCACACTGTCACATGTATTTCAGTCTAATGGCCAGTATGAGTCTCTCCTGGAGGGGCTGACAGTGTGGAAAACTCATTTTCCCTGAAGGCCATGTGCTCTGGTCTCTGCTCACTCCTGACTGAGGGTCTACAGGCTGAATGTGGCAGAGCCAGTGACCCTGGATTTGGGAATAACTGTGGAATATAGGAGGAATCAGGGGCAGAGCCAGTCTCATAATAACAAGCCATTCAAATCCTAAGGAGAAACACTGTTAAAGGATGGTATAATCAGAGTACTCTTCCCCTGCagtttcacagacacacagcctcttGTGAGAGGCAGCAGTGTGACTCTGGTACAGGGGCTCCTCTGGGGCCTGTAGGCCTCTCTCTTGTCTGAGAAATGGCTGCTTCTCTTCACATGTCAACCAGGCTGATGGGTCAGCAGGAAGAAATATTATAAAATCaccttttcttcttctgtttccCTCTTTCCTCTGTGTTAATAGGATGTTCATACAAACACAGTACAGGCAGGTTGTGCTTCTATAAAGAGTACATTTAGACTGTgggaataataaatattatcaggCAGATAAACTTTATTGCTAAACAGCTCATGTTGttgctttttgtgtttaaaattgtGATTCAGTCAGGATTTACTTGTTTTAAAGTTTGGGGAGCTAAACCTCTTTAACCTCCAGCCCCTCAAAGGTCATTTGAACCTGGAGTGTTTGTGTCCTGAACATCTTGCAATATATTGGACACTGTAGAGAGTCCAGGCCTGGTTCAGGGTCTGAATTCAAGGAACCACCTGGACATCAAGTCTGGAGCATCAGATTTCTATATATCTTACTCAGTACACACACAAGGAAGAAATATCCACCCCTCCAAAAAACAGCCCCTCAAAGGTCATTTGAACCTGGACTGTTTGTGTCCTGAACATCTTATATAGAGTGTACAGGCCTGGCAACCGCCATGACAGCAAGTTTGAAACAAAgatttttctcattatttttatatatcttaCTCAGTACACACACTAGGAAGAAAtatccaccccccaccccctaaacccccccccccaaaaaaagagtaacatttttttcaaatataattttttcaAGTTGTAGCACATGTAGATACCCATTATTTCCAGGCCATGTCCAGTATATCTGCTACTTCATTATTAGTGGAATTGAGCTACAGCCTTTCTAtgctagataaaaaaaaaactgagaactAAGAATCTTGTTTTTCACTAGATTGTCAGGCAGACAAACGAAGGAGAGTATGAATTCAGTATTAAGTATTAAGAGTTTATACTTAAGTATGAAGTATCAGAAGAGTATTAAGTCAGTATACATTTGTAATGCGAATAAAGcttcttgaattgaattgattaaAACCCGCATTCGCTCTAAACATGTATAAGCCCCGCCTCCCGTCTCTCAGTGGTCAGAGCTCACTGATTGACAGCTGGTGTCTCCTACCAGAGAGGTGGACAGCTGAGCGCGAGCAGTCTGAAGTCAGTATGAGCGCCTCTGTTTCTCTCGTCTTTCTCTCCGGGTTTCTGGATGTGTTATTTCTGCTTTCAATTGAACACTTTGGATATTGCTTGGCATTTTCAAATTAAGTGTGATAGTATTCTTATATTTCAGAACGTTTTTTCTGTttccattatattttttctgtaaaaacttGCATTATGCAGTCTTTGAATTCAGCACTTTTTTATTCTGCGTCGTCAGGAAAATGGTCTTAGAGAAGATGAACAAGCTGCTGAactgggatttgaaataaaccggtttaacagacaggctgtccagtttcttacagtatacaggtcgTTGTGTTGGGTTGTGAAGTGTTTGAAAGCGAGTGGTCGGGCTGTAGTTTCTCCTGCAGTCCGGTCGGTCCtgtgtttataaataatgtcatttaaaaaaataaactttcatcgctgtgaaaaacaaatgtttaatgtttgtatttagagGATATTGGGGATCACTTGCATGTGTAATACTAGTGATACAATGACAGAAGATGTCGTTTCTCTGGGAGGGAAGAGAAGTCATTAGTAATTGACTTGTTTTTCACTCTCGGTGTGTTTGGggacaaagacatttcacagtcTAATGGAGTTGAGTTGGACTGTAATCAGCAGGAGCCTgttgtgatgtttgtgttttattccccagctgctgtgactctggACCCTGATACAGCTCACTGTGAGCTCAGCCTGTCTGAGGATGGGAAGAGAGTGAAACAGAGAGAGGAGGATAGCGATGACTGTGATGATGGTGATAAGGAGGAACAGAGTCTCTCTGACAATCCTCACAGATTTGATCTTTATACATGTGTCGTGAGCAGGGAGGCCTTCACCTcagggagacactactgggaggtggaggtgaatgACAGCTGGAGAATAGGAGTGACCAGAGAGTCTGCAAAGAGGAAAGGGAGGTTAAGCCTCTCTCCCCAGCAGGGTTACTGGTGTCTGTACTCTTACTCTTCTGTTTTCTCTGCTCTCACTGACCCTGTGACCCGTCTCCCCCTCAGTCAGCGGCCCAGGaagctgggggtgtgtgtggatattgaggagaggaaggtctccttttacacagtggagtccagagctcatctctacactttcactgacatggtcttcactcagggggagaagatctatcctgtcttctggacctgggattcagataaagaccttgagctgctgcctgctgtcagtgtggagattaaacccgtcactgactcatgaacacaggctgactctctcccagctctctgtcCACTGTTCACACTGGGAGACGGGTTTACTGACAGGTAGTGAAATGATGTCATCAATATAATAGTAATTTTAGATGATGACGATGTTGTGTCGTGTTTAAATATGTTATATTACAGCAAAATGTTTAAACGGGGGAAAATAACATGTACGAGAGAGGGCGAGATAACGCGCTACCAGCCTGCTGTACTCCTGGCTTGTAAATATCTCTGGAAAC contains:
- the LOC107075988 gene encoding E3 ubiquitin-protein ligase TRIM39-like isoform X2, coding for MDEHRGHDTVSAVAGRTEKQKQLGATKTETQQRLQEREKELQELRQAVESLRSSAHTAVQDTDRIFTELIRSIERTRSEVTELIRDQERAAVSQAEGRLERLEKEIVELKRRDAELNQLSHTENHIHFLQNVQSVCVPPGAGDSPSIPVHPHFSLEAVRRVVSGLKERLEDLCKKESLKISTTVTEVYSLLTPEPGSRAELLHSAVTLDPDTAHCELSLSEDGKRVKQREEDSDDCDDGDKEEQSLSDNPHRFDLYTCVVSREAFTSGRHYWEVEVNDSWRIGVTRESAKRKGRLSLSPQQGYWCLYSYSSVFSALTDPVTRLPLSQRPRKLGVCVDIEERKVSFYTVESRAHLYTFTDMVFTQGEKIYPVFWTWDSDKDLELLPAVSVEIKPVTDS
- the LOC107075988 gene encoding E3 ubiquitin-protein ligase TRIM39-like isoform X1, with protein sequence MDEHRGHDTVSAVAGRTEKQKQLGATKTETQQRLQEREKELQELRQAVESLRSSAHTAVQDTDRIFTELIRSIERTRSEVTELIRDQERAAVSQAEGRLERLEKEIVELKRRDAELNQLSHTENHIHFLQNVQSVCVPPGAGDSPSIPVHPHFSLEAVRRVVSGLKERLEDLCKKESLKISTTVTEVYSLLTPEPGSRAELLHYPVKRAPIPKSQWQWLCSAAAAVTLDPDTAHCELSLSEDGKRVKQREEDSDDCDDGDKEEQSLSDNPHRFDLYTCVVSREAFTSGRHYWEVEVNDSWRIGVTRESAKRKGRLSLSPQQGYWCLYSYSSVFSALTDPVTRLPLSQRPRKLGVCVDIEERKVSFYTVESRAHLYTFTDMVFTQGEKIYPVFWTWDSDKDLELLPAVSVEIKPVTDS